CTCGGTGATGACCGCTTCAAGGACCAGGAAGACTTCGGAGGCTTCGCGGAGGCAGCCCATGCAAACCGCATCGCCCCTGCCGTAGGAGCCGTGGAAATGGACCTTCGGCCGCTCCCCCTCCCAAAAGATGGTGCCGAAGCCTACCGCTTCGTGACTCTCGCTCAGTTGGCGCCAGACCGGCACCGGCGGGAGATGCTCCGTCTCCGGCCCGGCCACGAAGCGTCCTCCCCTGAGCGCCCCCACAAGATTGAAGGATGCGGCGCGGAGCCCCTCGCGGCGGGCAATCTCCTCAAGTCCCGCAAGGACGTCCTCGCCATGGTCGAACCTTGCAATGACAACACGGCCGGCTGTTCCGATCTGATAGTTCATGGGATGTTTCTCCTTCTTCCAGGGATACCCTGACCATGAACGGGACGAAAGCAGTTGTCAAGGGGGTGTCTCACCTTTTGAAGGGCTGTTAAAAGGGGAAACGCGGGGATTGCCTTTCGCTGCATCACTCGGTACACTTTCCCCGTATAACAGACGCAACCATCCGGAACAGGACTATAAATGCCCATCCATTTCCCGATCCATTTCCCGTCCCCCCGCCACCGGACAGGCAGCCAGCTGCCCGGGCTCCTCAGGGGGGTGGTGGCAGCCACGGCAATATTGTGGCTACTTTTCTGCGCCGCTCCCCTCCGGGCCGAGGAACCGGTGGAAGTGGCGATAGAAGGAGTGGAGGACGAGGCTCTGGAAAATGTGGAAAAGGCCCTGGCGCTCCCCCACGGCTTCGTCCGGGACGGGAAGGTTGACGGCAAATGGCTGGAGCGCTTCGCGGGCCAGGCCCAGGAGCGGGTTCGGGCGGCCCTGGAACCTTACGGCTACTATCGCGCCAGGGTCACCACCACCCTGGAGGAAACCGGCGAAGGGAAATACCTGCTTCGGGCCGTCATTCAGCGGGGAAAGCGCGTCAGGATATCGGACGTGCAGGTATCCCTGACCGGCGAGGGGAGCACCAACCCGACCCTGAAGGAGCTTGTCGGCAATTTCCCCCTCAAAACCGGCAGCGCCCTTATCCAGCCCGATTACGAGGAGGCCAAGGGGGTGCTCCGCTCCAAGGCAATGATCCTCGGATACCTGGACGCTGATTTCACCACCCGCGAGATCCGCATCTCCCCCGACCGTACCGAGGCCCGTATCACGCTCGTTCTCGATACGGGGCCCCTCTACCGGTTCGGCGAGGTTACCATCACCGGAGCCCCCAGCTATCCCGACTCCTATCTCCGCCGCCACGTCACCATCAAGCCTGGCCGCGCCTTTTCCTACAACACGCTGGGCGAGACCCAGCTCAACTTCGCCAACACGGAGCGCTTCGACGAGGTGCGCATCACCCCCGAACGGGAACTGGCCAAGGACAACCGGGTGCCGGTAACCATCACCCTCAAGCCCGGCCCGACCCAGCGGCTGCGGCCGGGAATCGGCTACGGCAGCGATACCGGAGCCAGGGGCTCCCTCACCTATCGCCACCTGAACGTTCTGGACCTGGGGCACGAGTTCCACTCGCAGCTGTTCCTCTCGGAACGGCTCCAGGGGATAGCGGCAAGTTATGTCATCCCCTCGGCGCGGGACACCAGAACCTACTCGGCGTTGCAGCTCAACCTCCAGCGAGAGGATGTCAGAACTTACATCAGCCGCCTGGTGGCCCTGGAAGGAAGCGTGAACCGGAGCATGGGGAAGGGGAAGCTCGGCACCGCGTTCCTGAGAGTTCACCAGGAGAGCTTCACCGTTGGAGACGAGGACTCCGCCTCCCTGCTGGTCCTTCCCGGCATCCGCTATTCCGAGCACCGCTTCGACAACCTGGTCCGGCCCACGAAGGGATACCGCTTCATGGTGGAGGGGAGCGGCACCCACCAGTTTATGGGGTCCGATACGGGGCTTGTCCAGGTGCGGGCCGAAGGGAGCGGCATCGTGCCGCTGCCGTGGCGGCTCTCCCTCCTGGGGCGGGTGGCCGGTGGATTGTCATTCCTCAACGACCCCATGGCCGAACTGCCCGCGACGCTGCGGTTTTTCTCCGGCGGCGACCGGAGCGTGCGGGGCTACGCCTATAAATCCCTGGGGCCAAGGAACTCAGCGGGGGATGTGGTCGGCGGCCGCAACCTCCTGGAGGGGAGCATCGAGCTCCAGCGGGCGCTCTTCACGAACTGGGGAGTTTCCCTTTTCTACGATACGGGCAACGCCTTTAACGACCTCTCAAAGATCCGCCTCTACGAGGGAGCTGGGGTGGGCGTCCACTACTACACCCTTATCGGGGCCATCAACCTCTACGTGGCCCGGCAGATCGGCGTCGACAACCCCGATTTCCGGGTGCACCTGACCATCGGGTTCGAACTGTGAAACGCTTTGCCGCCTACCTGATCGCAATCCTGGCTCTGGCGCTGCTGGCCGCCGGCGCGCTCACGGCACGCTGGCTCCTGGGAACACCGGAGGGGGCCAGATGGCTCCTGTCGGCCGTATCGCGGTTCACGCCGCTGACAATTACGGCAAGGGAGCTGGAAGGGAGCGCGGGGCGCGATCTGCGACTTCGGGGGGTTCGGGTGGCATGGCCCCAGGGATATCTTGACGCGGAGCGGCTCCGGCTCCGGTGGCAGCCGCTCCTGCTCCTCTCCGGCACCCTGGCGGTGAAGGAACTTTCCCTTGACGGAGTCTTGATCCAGGACAACTCCCCACCCAGCACCACCGCGCCCGACCTCTCCTGGCCAACCGTCACCGGCATCCCGGCCCGCATGGATGGTTACCTGGACGCCCTCCGCATCACCGGGCTCAGCTACAGGAGCCGCAGCGGGCCGCTCAACAACCTGGGGGATATGGCCGCTACCGTCACCTGGCACGACCGGACCCTTGCCGTCGGCAGGCTTTCCGCAAAAAACGGCTTCGGCACCATAACCGGCCTTGTGACGGCGGGCTTCGAGCGGCCGGCACTCCGGGCCGACCTTGCAGCCGCCCTGACAGATACCGCATCAGGGTTCCGCCGACTTGCCCTCGCTACGCGGCTCACGCCGGCCCGCGCCCCCGAGCAGATGGCCGGCCCCATCACCGTCACCGCCGACGGGGGGAGACGGCCCGCCGCAACCCTCGGTGGTGAAATGGGAATGACCCGCACCGGCTTCACCCTCAAGGGGGTCCGTCTCGCCGAGGCGGGGAGGCGCGGCACCGTCACCGCAGATGGGTCGATCACCCTCACCACCGGCGATCCCGTGGCGAAGTTGCAGGCAAAACTCCAATCCCTCGACATCGAGCCGGAAACCGGAATCGCCACCGACATATCAGGCACCGTCGACCTCGACGGCACCTGGCAGGAGTACCGGGGCCGCTTCAACCTGGCCAACACGGGCAAGGAGTGGCGAAACGCCCGCCTTGCCGCAAACGTGACGGGCACCGGCCGGGGGATGGAGCTCTCGTCCCTGGCCGGAAGCCTTTTGGGTGGACGGGTAAACGGAGGGGTTAAGCTCGGCTGGAGCGAAGGGTTCTCCGTCTCCGGCTCCCTGCGGGGGGACCGCCTTGACCCGAGGCGGCTGTCACCCCAATGGAACGGGATCGTGAACCTGGATCTCAAGGGGGATGTCCGCTGGTCCGGCGCCCCCCTCCCCCAGGGGACGGTGAAGCTCGCCCTGAGAGAAAGCCGCCTGAGGGGATACCCCCTTGCCGGGGTCCTGGATGCCAACTCCGACGGCAACGATGTAACGATCAACGATCTAGCCCTCCACGGCAAAGGGGTTGACCTCGGCGCCAGGGGCACGCTCCGGGAACGGATCGGCTTCGAAGCCGCCATCACCGACCTGGGGGGACTCATCCCCGATACCCGCGGCCGTCTCGCCCTCGAT
The nucleotide sequence above comes from Geobacter benzoatilyticus. Encoded proteins:
- a CDS encoding PPC domain-containing DNA-binding protein, with the protein product MNYQIGTAGRVVIARFDHGEDVLAGLEEIARREGLRAASFNLVGALRGGRFVAGPETEHLPPVPVWRQLSESHEAVGFGTIFWEGERPKVHFHGSYGRGDAVCMGCLREASEVFLVLEAVITEITGTTARRELDPASGMVLLKV
- a CDS encoding autotransporter assembly complex protein TamA, producing MPIHFPIHFPSPRHRTGSQLPGLLRGVVAATAILWLLFCAAPLRAEEPVEVAIEGVEDEALENVEKALALPHGFVRDGKVDGKWLERFAGQAQERVRAALEPYGYYRARVTTTLEETGEGKYLLRAVIQRGKRVRISDVQVSLTGEGSTNPTLKELVGNFPLKTGSALIQPDYEEAKGVLRSKAMILGYLDADFTTREIRISPDRTEARITLVLDTGPLYRFGEVTITGAPSYPDSYLRRHVTIKPGRAFSYNTLGETQLNFANTERFDEVRITPERELAKDNRVPVTITLKPGPTQRLRPGIGYGSDTGARGSLTYRHLNVLDLGHEFHSQLFLSERLQGIAASYVIPSARDTRTYSALQLNLQREDVRTYISRLVALEGSVNRSMGKGKLGTAFLRVHQESFTVGDEDSASLLVLPGIRYSEHRFDNLVRPTKGYRFMVEGSGTHQFMGSDTGLVQVRAEGSGIVPLPWRLSLLGRVAGGLSFLNDPMAELPATLRFFSGGDRSVRGYAYKSLGPRNSAGDVVGGRNLLEGSIELQRALFTNWGVSLFYDTGNAFNDLSKIRLYEGAGVGVHYYTLIGAINLYVARQIGVDNPDFRVHLTIGFEL